Proteins encoded in a region of the Zunongwangia endophytica genome:
- the xerA gene encoding site-specific tyrosine recombinase/integron integrase has protein sequence MNKSITLTPLIHRGTKQIAIKFDNDQKTRVFVKSYKDIKWSQSQATYYIGYSPFQFIDLKLYCRKAGFILNRDAFRNDEIPEYIPNPIKRHSGRKPTMKILYQYLPKNHQFLLKDYVGYLRGKRLSESTIKSYGFFVLRFLDLFKFKPVNEYTNRDLDYFMTKVMAEENYSISSHRQGISAFKYLTELCGFEEFDASEYERPKKSRYLPIVLSDREVLKLIQVTRNLKHRAIIALLYSAGLRIGELLNLKRSDIDFSRNVIHVKQGKNRKDRVVNLSETVKPLLNNYLMTYEPRNFLIEGRDYKSYTPSSVRNFLKISCKQAGISKRVTPHTLRHSYATHMLENGVDIRYIQELLGHSKPETTMIYTHVAQKDLNKIKNPLDLAVERITNIANGDEKVLISGN, from the coding sequence ATGAATAAATCGATAACACTTACTCCGCTTATCCATCGAGGTACAAAACAAATTGCTATAAAATTTGATAATGATCAGAAAACTCGAGTTTTTGTTAAGTCTTATAAAGATATCAAATGGTCTCAATCTCAAGCTACTTATTATATTGGTTATTCTCCATTTCAATTTATCGACTTAAAGCTTTACTGTCGAAAGGCTGGATTTATACTGAATAGAGATGCGTTTAGAAATGATGAAATACCTGAATATATTCCAAATCCTATAAAAAGACATTCTGGTCGTAAACCAACCATGAAGATACTTTATCAATATTTACCCAAAAATCATCAATTTCTATTGAAAGATTATGTAGGATATTTACGCGGAAAAAGGTTAAGTGAAAGCACAATAAAAAGCTATGGTTTCTTCGTATTGCGCTTCTTAGATTTATTTAAATTTAAACCCGTTAATGAATATACTAATCGTGATTTAGATTACTTTATGACCAAAGTTATGGCTGAAGAAAATTATAGTATTAGCAGCCATCGCCAGGGTATTAGTGCTTTTAAATATCTTACTGAACTTTGTGGATTCGAAGAATTTGACGCTAGTGAGTATGAGCGACCTAAAAAAAGTCGATATCTACCCATAGTTTTGTCTGATCGTGAAGTACTAAAATTAATACAGGTTACTCGAAATCTGAAACATAGAGCTATTATTGCATTGTTATATTCGGCTGGTTTAAGAATTGGAGAATTACTTAATCTTAAAAGAAGTGATATTGATTTTTCGAGAAATGTCATACATGTAAAACAGGGGAAAAATAGAAAAGACCGTGTGGTTAACTTAAGTGAAACGGTAAAACCATTATTGAATAATTATTTGATGACTTATGAACCCCGGAATTTTTTAATTGAAGGCAGAGATTACAAATCGTATACTCCTAGCTCGGTTAGAAATTTCTTAAAAATAAGTTGCAAGCAAGCTGGAATTTCGAAACGAGTAACACCACATACCCTAAGACATAGTTATGCTACTCACATGCTAGAAAACGGAGTCGATATTAGATATATTCAGGAACTACTAGGCCATTCTAAACCAGAGACCACCATGATCTATACTCATGTAGCCCAAAAGGATTTAAACAAAATTAAAAACCCCTTAGATCTAGCTGTAGAGCGTATAACAAATATCGCAAATGGAGACGAAAAAGTGTTGATATCCGGAAACTGA
- a CDS encoding DNA-deoxyinosine glycosylase — MTLHSAIELVLKKKNKAMTTQEIADDLNKKGLYQKKDKSEITAFQVHGRTRKYSHLFERNGSLVSLSKEQKTDKKKSRKIETDTFTKSSFEPITNKNIEILILGTLPGDKSIELQEYYAHSRNRFWKIISRITNSQLPENYDEKKILLAKSKIAVRDVAHKADRKGSLDTAIFKEEPNDLNRFIKIHPNLKTIVFNGKKTESLFDKYFIRKENFKYYSLPSTSPANARYSLDKIVEVWKKIIK, encoded by the coding sequence ATGACGTTACATTCCGCAATTGAATTGGTTCTTAAGAAAAAGAATAAAGCAATGACTACACAAGAAATTGCGGATGATTTAAATAAAAAAGGATTGTACCAAAAAAAAGACAAATCAGAAATTACAGCTTTCCAAGTCCACGGTAGAACAAGAAAGTATTCACACCTTTTTGAAAGAAATGGATCTTTAGTAAGTCTTTCTAAAGAACAAAAAACGGACAAAAAGAAATCTAGAAAAATAGAGACCGATACTTTTACTAAAAGTTCCTTTGAGCCAATAACGAATAAGAACATCGAGATTCTGATATTAGGAACTTTACCAGGCGATAAATCTATTGAACTTCAAGAATACTATGCACATTCAAGAAATAGATTTTGGAAAATTATTTCAAGAATAACAAATAGCCAATTACCTGAGAATTATGATGAAAAGAAAATATTATTAGCTAAGTCAAAAATTGCAGTACGGGATGTTGCACATAAAGCAGATAGAAAAGGAAGTTTAGATACTGCAATTTTTAAAGAAGAACCAAATGATTTAAATAGATTTATAAAAATTCATCCGAATTTAAAAACTATTGTTTTTAATGGTAAAAAAACAGAATCCCTATTTGATAAATATTTTATAAGAAAAGAGAATTTTAAATACTATTCTCTTCCAAGTACAAGCCCTGCAAATGCCAGATACAGCTTGGATAAAATTGTAGAAGTTTGGAAGAAAATAATAAAGTAA
- a CDS encoding AAA family ATPase: MIIEFSVENFLSFKDLTTLSMVKAKSFKEHNETHTFQIDPKLSLLKSAIIYGNNASGKSNLLEAMGFMKGTVINSFRDALMDNNERKFPLEKFILSSKSENESSYFEIVFINNNVKYRYGFEIDDNKIIAEWLFHTTSKEVYLFKRDLQDIKINKSSFEEALGKETDVKENVLFLSLLATLGKETSSSIVEWFKKFNFVNGIHDRGHKRYTIDKLKSDKNFFNWVLHFIKYLEISSLSTTEEDVNDIDLEVLKEKEKDEEIINLLTSIHKIQSKQPKRDQLITYHRKYDENNILIDSVPFNFDKQESEGTKKLLYLLGPWFDTLQNGKVLLVDELDSRLHSHLTLRLIDFFHKFNTNHAQLICAVHDISLLNKENFRRDQIWFVEKNQFGASELVSLGDFKTDKVRNKSAFDKNYLDGKYGAIPYFDIDEKLNQLLYGKGK, from the coding sequence ATGATAATAGAATTTAGTGTAGAAAATTTCTTGTCTTTTAAAGATTTGACTACTCTTTCAATGGTAAAAGCCAAATCATTTAAGGAACATAACGAAACACATACTTTTCAAATAGATCCAAAATTAAGCTTACTGAAATCTGCTATTATTTATGGAAATAATGCTAGTGGAAAAAGTAATTTATTGGAAGCTATGGGGTTTATGAAAGGAACAGTAATAAATTCTTTTCGTGATGCACTTATGGATAATAACGAAAGAAAATTTCCATTGGAAAAGTTTATTTTAAGTTCTAAAAGTGAAAATGAATCCAGCTATTTCGAAATAGTATTTATAAATAACAATGTAAAATATAGATATGGATTTGAGATAGATGACAATAAAATTATTGCCGAATGGTTATTTCATACAACTTCTAAAGAAGTTTATCTTTTCAAAAGAGATTTACAGGATATTAAAATAAACAAATCATCCTTTGAAGAAGCATTAGGCAAAGAAACAGACGTAAAGGAAAATGTATTATTCCTTTCGCTGTTAGCCACTTTAGGAAAAGAAACTTCATCTAGCATAGTTGAATGGTTTAAGAAATTTAACTTTGTTAATGGTATTCACGATAGAGGACACAAGAGATATACAATAGATAAATTAAAATCAGATAAAAACTTTTTTAATTGGGTTCTTCACTTCATAAAATATCTTGAAATTTCAAGTTTATCAACCACTGAAGAAGATGTTAATGATATTGATTTAGAAGTATTAAAAGAAAAAGAGAAGGATGAAGAAATAATAAACCTCTTAACTAGTATTCATAAAATACAATCTAAACAACCAAAGAGAGACCAACTTATTACATATCATAGAAAATATGATGAAAACAATATTTTAATTGATTCTGTTCCTTTCAATTTTGATAAGCAAGAATCAGAAGGAACTAAAAAACTATTGTATTTATTAGGTCCTTGGTTTGATACATTGCAAAACGGTAAAGTTCTTTTAGTGGATGAACTAGATTCAAGACTTCACAGCCATCTGACATTAAGATTAATTGACTTCTTTCACAAGTTCAATACAAATCACGCTCAATTAATATGTGCTGTTCACGACATATCGCTTTTAAATAAAGAAAACTTTAGAAGAGACCAAATCTGGTTTGTTGAAAAGAATCAATTTGGGGCATCAGAATTAGTTTCTTTAGGAGATTTTAAAACTGATAAAGTCCGTAATAAGTCTGCATTTGACAAAAATTACTTAGATGGCAAATATGGTGCTATCCCTTATTTTGACATTGATGAAAAATTAAATCAATTGCTTTATGGGAAAGGGAAATAA
- a CDS encoding ATP-binding protein yields the protein MKVKLGQAVKMFFGNSSFEMLFFEALSNSFDAEATKIGINIFIEAFNKPETLKLVIQDNGVGFDEKRYKKFSNLFDVEESSHKGLGRLVYLCYFDNIEVDSTFSNTKNRVFKFSQEFKEDDFVINEVSKRDNGTTFTMRNYALQRIAKTEYLQPKEIKKRILEEFYSRLFKLKQKKSNVEINIKTTIDGKEQSESLSSNEIPKLAFVELDSTLNLIDKFQLYYSIKEIDVNKTSLISAISVDNRTHKVDLIANENIPLGYELVFLLFSDYFTGKVDASRQNLTLSNKELQDVQQIFRKKVIELIEERIPKIKKNNSKIKEGLINLYPHLNGYFDTDKIGYIKRNEILRNAQEQFFKAQKEILEANHLTDEQFNKSLEISARALTEYILFRQLTIERLKASTNAESEADLHNLIASKGKEGRFEKSNFVNDIYKNNSWLLDDKFMTYEVTLSDREMSELVEFVVDGEEVQKDTDRPDFAFIFSNNPKENKPFDVVIVELKKRGLNHYDNLKAVLQLETRARNLMKYYDNKIQRIWYYGIIEFNEETELALSSDFTELYSSGKLYYNEKDVTISLKPKRTVPVGIFMWDIDAIVEDANARNSAFLNFIKSKFSTE from the coding sequence ATGAAAGTAAAATTAGGGCAAGCAGTTAAAATGTTTTTCGGAAACTCCTCATTCGAAATGTTATTTTTCGAAGCGTTAAGTAACTCATTTGATGCTGAAGCCACTAAGATTGGTATTAATATTTTCATTGAGGCCTTTAATAAACCAGAAACTTTAAAACTAGTTATTCAAGATAACGGTGTAGGTTTTGATGAAAAGCGATATAAAAAATTCTCGAATCTTTTTGATGTAGAAGAAAGCTCTCACAAAGGACTGGGAAGATTGGTGTATTTATGCTATTTCGATAATATTGAAGTTGACAGCACTTTTTCAAACACAAAAAACAGGGTATTCAAATTTTCGCAAGAATTTAAAGAAGACGACTTCGTAATTAACGAAGTTTCAAAAAGAGACAATGGAACAACGTTTACGATGCGAAATTATGCTCTACAAAGGATTGCGAAAACAGAATATCTTCAACCCAAAGAAATTAAGAAAAGAATTCTAGAAGAGTTTTATTCACGCTTATTTAAGCTCAAGCAAAAGAAATCTAATGTTGAAATAAATATAAAAACTACAATTGATGGAAAGGAACAATCAGAGAGCCTTTCTAGCAATGAAATTCCAAAATTAGCATTCGTAGAATTAGACAGTACTTTAAATTTAATTGATAAATTTCAGTTGTACTATTCAATAAAAGAGATTGATGTAAATAAAACCTCTTTAATCTCGGCAATTTCTGTAGATAATAGAACACATAAAGTCGATTTGATAGCAAACGAAAACATTCCATTAGGATATGAATTGGTTTTCTTACTGTTTTCAGACTACTTTACAGGTAAGGTTGATGCTTCTAGACAAAACTTAACTTTATCAAATAAAGAACTACAGGATGTTCAGCAAATTTTCAGAAAAAAAGTTATTGAACTAATTGAAGAACGCATACCTAAAATAAAAAAGAATAACTCTAAAATAAAAGAAGGTCTAATTAATCTCTATCCTCATCTCAATGGATATTTTGATACAGATAAAATTGGTTATATCAAAAGAAATGAGATTTTAAGAAATGCACAAGAGCAGTTTTTTAAAGCTCAAAAAGAAATATTAGAAGCAAATCATCTAACTGATGAACAATTTAATAAATCGCTGGAAATTTCCGCAAGAGCTTTAACAGAATATATTTTATTTAGACAACTAACAATAGAAAGGCTAAAAGCATCAACTAATGCAGAAAGTGAAGCAGACCTTCACAATCTAATTGCATCTAAGGGTAAAGAAGGTAGATTTGAGAAATCAAATTTTGTTAATGATATTTATAAAAATAATTCTTGGTTGCTAGATGACAAGTTTATGACTTATGAAGTCACACTTAGTGACCGTGAAATGTCTGAATTAGTTGAATTTGTAGTTGACGGAGAAGAAGTGCAAAAAGATACTGACCGACCTGATTTTGCATTTATTTTTTCAAACAATCCTAAGGAGAATAAACCTTTTGATGTTGTAATTGTTGAACTAAAAAAACGAGGATTAAATCATTATGACAATTTAAAAGCTGTTCTTCAACTTGAAACAAGAGCTAGAAATTTAATGAAATACTATGATAATAAGATTCAAAGAATCTGGTATTATGGGATTATTGAATTCAACGAGGAAACTGAACTTGCCTTATCGAGTGATTTCACAGAGCTTTATTCATCTGGTAAACTCTATTATAATGAAAAAGATGTAACTATCTCTTTGAAACCAAAAAGAACAGTACCTGTAGGAATATTTATGTGGGATATTGATGCTATTGTTGAAGATGCTAATGCGAGAAACAGCGCATTTTTGAATTTCATAAAAAGTAAATTTAGCACAGAATAA